One region of Epilithonimonas zeae genomic DNA includes:
- a CDS encoding DUF779 domain-containing protein, whose product METKDKISRLSVTEKALEVIWELEKKHGELMFYQAGGCCEGTQPQCFEKGGYFPRMNDAMIGTINGHEFWIDRDLFEYWKYSHFTLDVLEGWGPGGFSLETPLGKTFKVQYRLFTPEELQNLEPVKRSE is encoded by the coding sequence ATGGAAACCAAAGATAAAATCTCAAGACTTTCCGTAACCGAAAAAGCTTTGGAAGTTATTTGGGAACTGGAAAAAAAACACGGTGAACTAATGTTCTATCAGGCCGGTGGCTGTTGCGAAGGAACCCAGCCACAATGTTTCGAGAAAGGTGGTTATTTTCCGAGAATGAATGACGCTATGATTGGAACCATCAATGGACACGAGTTTTGGATAGACCGCGACTTATTCGAATATTGGAAGTACTCTCATTTCACTCTGGATGTTCTGGAAGGTTGGGGACCTGGTGGTTTTTCTTTGGAAACTCCTTTGGGCAAAACATTTAAAGTTCAGTATAGATTGTTTACGCCGGAAGAATTGCAGAATCTGGAACCAGTGAAGCGGAGTGAATAG
- a CDS encoding dicarboxylate/amino acid:cation symporter yields the protein MKSSFWNNYSNIILLLIGIFIGSLVGIFAPDFVTYLKPIGDIFLNLLFVTVIPLVFFAIVSAISGIEQQNQLGKIIGTMALTFLSFILISATFCIIMVYFFPTETPKNISETISENLQNNANINDQIVGFFTVSEFYHLFSRQNMLALLVFSFLVGISIRKSGEKGKLFQNFILSGNEVMKQLLLLIMKVAPIGLGAYFAYQVGTIGPQLFGFYAKPLGLYYIAGTIYFIVFFSLYAFIWKSGNGVKAFWKESLLPTATAISTCSSLATMPVAIEAAKRMGIPASIANVVIPIGTTIHKNGSSISSIIKIYVAFQLLGWNFFEPMNLIMALGITVFVSAVAGGIPNGGYIGEMLMISVYKIPPDVVPAVIIIGTLVDPLATVLNSVGNILASMIVSKFVKTEIV from the coding sequence ATGAAATCATCTTTCTGGAACAACTACAGCAACATTATTCTGCTTCTCATTGGGATTTTCATTGGAAGTCTTGTCGGGATTTTCGCTCCTGATTTTGTAACCTACTTGAAACCTATTGGCGATATTTTCCTGAATTTGTTATTCGTAACGGTAATTCCATTGGTATTTTTTGCGATTGTCTCAGCCATTTCCGGCATCGAACAACAAAATCAACTGGGCAAGATCATCGGAACAATGGCTTTGACTTTTTTAAGTTTCATTTTGATTTCCGCTACGTTTTGTATCATAATGGTTTACTTTTTTCCAACCGAAACACCGAAAAACATCAGCGAAACCATATCAGAAAATCTCCAGAACAATGCCAATATCAATGATCAGATTGTAGGATTCTTCACTGTCAGCGAGTTCTATCATTTGTTCTCGAGACAGAATATGTTAGCATTGCTGGTATTTTCGTTTTTAGTCGGAATATCCATCAGAAAGTCGGGAGAAAAAGGAAAACTATTCCAAAACTTCATCCTTTCCGGCAACGAAGTAATGAAACAGCTTTTGTTACTGATAATGAAAGTCGCTCCAATTGGATTAGGCGCTTATTTCGCTTATCAAGTAGGAACCATCGGACCTCAGCTGTTCGGATTTTATGCCAAACCTTTAGGGTTATATTACATCGCCGGAACTATTTACTTCATCGTATTTTTTAGTCTTTATGCTTTTATTTGGAAATCAGGAAATGGCGTAAAAGCCTTTTGGAAAGAAAGTCTTTTACCAACTGCAACCGCTATTAGTACTTGTAGCAGTCTCGCAACAATGCCTGTCGCGATTGAGGCTGCCAAAAGAATGGGGATTCCTGCATCTATCGCTAATGTCGTCATTCCGATTGGAACAACCATTCACAAAAATGGTTCTTCCATTTCATCAATTATCAAGATTTATGTTGCTTTCCAATTACTTGGCTGGAACTTCTTCGAACCAATGAATCTCATAATGGCTCTCGGAATCACAGTTTTCGTAAGCGCCGTCGCCGGCGGAATCCCAAATGGCGGCTATATTGGCGAGATGTTGATGATTTCGGTTTACAAAATCCCGCCCGATGTTGTCCCCGCAGTTATTATTATCGGAACTTTGGTAGACCCACTAGCAACTGTTCTCAACTCGGTTGGGAATATTCTCGCCAGTATGATTGTCTCGAAATTTGTGAAAACTGAAATCGTATAA